The following coding sequences lie in one Pseudomonadota bacterium genomic window:
- a CDS encoding ABC transporter substrate-binding protein codes for MNIWVKTFFPITLLIITLSGAVQSSEITLSQLKQYAGALPEFPPMDNENPINPDYSSFFAAQKRTPIQRAADIFTVSTIFTDRNQVLQMLKRATDDINLRSQKHACDKDRIPIKTGDKILVWGDLHGAFHSLVRSLEELQSQGLINDELVIERKNVKFIFMGNIIDRSAYSLETLIVVLVLLHRNPDKVFYLRGSHENAENWQNYDFRDELRARLNVVDDNDPLIKDINHFFGLLPSKIFFKMSGEKPEYLVINGLYTTPTTDLLKIEPNITTLIKNQSRSRIYQTTNGLDLLPQEQGIPTWTVFSSPTLAFKNLYQFQSDAFAMIDIGTHLNASAISLVVKEIQAVDSNFKVQRFQLMSGEILKAGEFKKAEWFEVPIGCTLDLSESSRVLGARLRAGIDLKIRQINRTGGIRGKLLRIFFQNDKYNPAIAVRNIRTFIRDKGINIILSPLGVSATALLPSAEKQEILVLFPYSGVDVLRRSELSHLLHFRPSFAEEARALVQYSRETLLKQRFGIFYQDDAYGRSVLKAAVNKLESDYGIEKNQICSASYQRNTLEVSNAVKTLKQCNPDVLFLFSTLAPSEELVNKLGVSFLANITLMGVSFLTDRFRDFASGMSRGQKQGKGLNFIISRVVPNPATSDLQIVREYRQQISQEYPGTRYDADSLEGYIIASLLVNALTKLPLPITKQDIITEFEKLKSYDFKGLHLDFNPKTREFSKDVWLDTGKDVWLHM; via the coding sequence ATGAACATTTGGGTGAAAACCTTTTTCCCTATTACATTGCTGATCATAACACTTTCTGGAGCGGTACAATCCAGTGAAATTACTTTGAGCCAATTAAAGCAATATGCTGGTGCTTTGCCTGAATTTCCTCCTATGGATAACGAAAATCCGATTAATCCTGATTACTCCTCGTTCTTTGCAGCGCAAAAACGCACTCCTATCCAACGGGCGGCAGATATTTTTACTGTAAGTACTATTTTTACTGACAGAAATCAAGTGTTACAAATGCTAAAACGTGCAACTGATGATATCAATTTAAGGAGTCAAAAACACGCTTGTGACAAGGATCGTATCCCCATCAAAACTGGAGACAAGATACTGGTTTGGGGAGATCTCCATGGAGCGTTTCACTCACTCGTACGCTCACTAGAAGAGCTCCAGTCCCAAGGGCTCATCAATGATGAGCTTGTCATCGAACGTAAGAATGTGAAATTTATTTTTATGGGCAATATCATTGATCGTTCGGCCTATAGTCTTGAAACTCTTATTGTTGTTTTAGTGCTTTTGCATCGCAATCCAGATAAGGTTTTCTATTTGCGTGGCAGTCATGAAAATGCAGAAAATTGGCAGAACTACGATTTTCGAGATGAATTACGTGCGCGTCTCAACGTAGTAGATGATAACGATCCGTTAATAAAAGACATAAACCACTTTTTTGGTCTGTTGCCTTCAAAGATATTTTTCAAAATGTCAGGGGAAAAACCAGAATACCTTGTAATCAATGGTCTCTACACAACACCTACGACAGACCTATTAAAAATCGAGCCTAATATTACTACTCTTATTAAAAACCAGAGCCGTTCTAGGATTTACCAAACCACCAATGGATTGGATCTTTTGCCACAGGAACAAGGAATCCCGACCTGGACCGTTTTTTCCAGTCCGACACTTGCGTTTAAGAATCTGTATCAGTTTCAGTCTGATGCGTTTGCGATGATCGACATTGGGACGCATTTGAATGCATCTGCTATTTCTTTGGTGGTTAAGGAAATACAAGCTGTAGACTCTAACTTCAAAGTTCAACGTTTTCAACTAATGTCGGGTGAAATTCTCAAAGCTGGCGAATTTAAAAAGGCAGAATGGTTTGAAGTACCGATAGGATGTACTCTTGATCTATCTGAATCTTCACGAGTGCTGGGGGCGCGTCTGCGTGCTGGAATTGATTTAAAAATTCGTCAGATCAATCGTACTGGAGGTATTCGTGGTAAATTGTTACGCATCTTTTTCCAAAACGATAAATACAACCCAGCTATTGCTGTGAGAAATATTCGCACATTCATAAGAGACAAGGGAATCAATATTATTCTCTCTCCTTTGGGGGTTTCTGCAACAGCATTGCTTCCAAGTGCAGAAAAACAGGAGATCTTGGTGCTGTTTCCTTACTCAGGAGTTGACGTTTTACGCCGATCTGAACTATCGCATCTACTGCATTTTCGCCCCTCATTTGCTGAAGAAGCGCGAGCCCTGGTTCAGTATTCACGGGAAACTTTGTTAAAGCAACGTTTTGGTATTTTTTATCAGGATGATGCTTACGGAAGGTCGGTGTTAAAGGCTGCTGTGAACAAACTGGAAAGTGATTATGGTATTGAGAAAAATCAAATTTGTAGTGCCTCTTACCAACGAAACACTCTAGAGGTGAGCAATGCAGTCAAAACTCTTAAGCAGTGCAATCCAGACGTTTTGTTTTTATTTTCAACGCTGGCGCCCTCTGAAGAACTTGTCAATAAGCTAGGGGTTTCTTTTTTAGCTAATATCACCCTGATGGGAGTTTCGTTTCTCACAGACCGTTTTCGTGATTTTGCCTCAGGGATGAGTAGGGGGCAAAAACAGGGTAAAGGCTTAAATTTCATAATTTCTCGTGTGGTGCCGAATCCAGCAACCAGTGATTTGCAGATTGTACGTGAATATCGCCAGCAGATAAGTCAAGAGTATCCAGGTACGCGATATGATGCAGATTCGCTTGAGGGCTACATTATTGCAAGTTTGCTGGTGAATGCGCTAACGAAATTACCATTACCCATTACCAAGCAGGATATCATTACAGAATTTGAAAAGTTAAAAAGTTATGATTTTAAAGGGTTGCATCTTGATTTTAATCCTAAAACACGAGAATTTTCCAAAGATGTTTGGTTGGATACTGGCAAGGATGTCTGGTTGCATATGTGA